The DNA window TAGAAGAGTATGGAAGTTAAGAAAGTTTTAGTCTCTGGAGGAACAAAAGGAATAGGAGGAGCAATAGTCACCAAATTGCTTGATGAAGGATACTCTGTTATTGCTACGACAAGAGATAAAACAAAAGCAAATATTCTTGAACATAAAAACTTAACAGTAGAAAACTTAGACTTATCATCTAAAGACTCTGTTTCAGAATTCCAAGAAAAGGTAGAAAGTTTCAAACCCTCTATCCTTATAAATAATGCGGGAGTTACTAAGGATAATTTATTTCTTCGAATGTCAGAAAATGATTGGACTGAAGTTATAGAAACAAATTTAAATGGTACTTACAGGCTGACGAAAATATTTCTCAAAGACATGATTAAAAATAAATGGGGAAGAATAATAAATATTGGTTCTGTTTCAGGTTTAATGGGAAATCCAGGTCAAACAAATTACGCATCTTCAAAAGCGGCACTTGAGGGCTTTACTAGATCTCTTGCGAAAGAAATTGGATCTAGGAATATTACTGTTAACTTAGTTTCTCCAGGATTTATAAATACTGATATGACAAGCGGTTTAACTATCGAAAAGCTTGAAAGCCAAATTCCTTTAGGAAGAATGGGGAATCCTTCAGATGTTGCATCACTAGTGGCTTTTCTCGCGAGTGAGGGTGCGGGTTATATTACTGGACAAACATTAGTAGTTGATGGTGGTTTATTTATGCAGTAATGTATGCATTACTTGAATTGTTAAGGAGTATATATGAGTGATGTTCTTAATAAAGTTGTCGACATTGTTTGTGAACAACTAGGTGCAGATAAGGGTGATGTAAAATCTGATTCATCTTTTGTTGAAGATCTAGGTGCTGATTCTTTAGATACTGTTGAATTAGTAATGGCATTTGAAGAGGAGTTTGGCCTTGATATTCCTGATGAAGAAGCAGAAAAAATTACCACAATCCAGAGTGCAGTCGATTGGATCGAAAGTAATAGTTAGAAGACTTCTTTTTTTCCTAACGCTTAGTGCAGTCGATTGGATCGAAAGTAATAGTTAGAAGACTTCTTTTTTTCCTAACGCTTATTTTTCTTTTGGGGTTACCAGCCTCAATCAGACTTATAGAAATACAAAAAATACCAACTGGTGATAATTTAATTGTTGAAAAAGGGCAAGGAATTAATTCGATCATTGATAGTCTAAAAAATCAAAATAACAACAACTTTTTAACAATCTTAAAATTAAAATATTTATTTGAGTCTACAAATATTATTCCAGGTAGGTACGAAATTAAGCCAAGCATGACTTATGTTGAGTTAATGGAAGATATTTTTGAAGGTAATTTGCAGCAATTTAGGTTTACTATCATTGAAGGAACAGTTGCTAAAGATGCTTTAAGAAAACTTAGACAAATAATTAAAAACAACAATTTAAATTTTCAAATCTCGTCAAAAACTTTAGAAATCTTTTCAAAAGAATCCTTGATCTTGCCAGATACATATTTTTTTACTGATCGACAGCAACTTGAGAGGCTGATGATAAATCAAAAAATAAGATTAGATAATATTCTTACAAGGTTATGGGAAAATAAACCTAAAGACAATCCATTGAAGAGTATAAATGAAGCCTTAGTTCTTGCTTCAATAGTCGAGAGAGAGGCTGCTGTTGAATGGGAGAGAGCACAAATATCATCTGTTTTTTTATCAAGGATCAGAGATGGATGGAGACTAGATGCTGACCCAACGTTAATTTATGGTTATTACGGTGATTTTTCAAAAAAAATTACAAAGGAAAATCTTAAGGCTGTCAAAGGGGATAATAACCCTTTCAACACATATAAAATTAAAGGATTACCTCCCAGACCTATTTGTTACCCCTCATTGAGCTCAATAGAGTCTGTGATAATGTCATCCCCGGGTGAATATTTTTTCTTTGTCGCAAAGGGCGATGGAACTCATATATTCTCAAAAACTTTGGATGAGCATAATAAAGCTGTAAATAACAGGTAATTCGGTAAATAATATAAAAGATGTTTATTACATTTGAAGGTATAGAGGGCTCTGGAAAATCTACCCAAATAAAAATGCTAAAAGATGCTCTTCTTGTTGAGGGTCATGAAGTAATTGTTTTAAGAGAGCCTGGAGGAACAATTCTTGGTGAAAAGGTACGTGAAGCTTTCTTAGAAAAGACAATTGAAAAAATTTCTGTTGAAACTGAAACCTTCCTTCTTTATGCCTCAAGAAAACATTTAGATCAAAATCTTCTTAAACCTAGCCTAGCAGCAAAAAAGTTCGTCATTTGTGATAGATATTATGATGCAACTGAGGCTTATCAATGTTATGGAAAAGGCCTCCCCCATGATTTTTTTAAATCACTCAATAAAGTTTGTAATTTATCAATACCTGAAATTACCTTCTATATTGATATTACGTCTGAAATCTCGAAGGAGAGAATATCAAATAGAGAGAGGGATAGAATGGAAGCAGAAGAGATAGATTTTTTTAATAAAGTAAGGGAAGGGTATCTTAAAATCGCTGAAGAAAATAGAGAAAGAATATATAAGATTAATGGAATAGATACTATCGAAAATATTCACAAAAGAATACTAGAACATGTGGGAGAAAAAATTGGTTCTTCCTTGGGATAAAGATTTTTTGTCTTCGAAAACAGAATTAAGTTCAAAAACAATTCTTTATGCATCTGAGGGACAAAATGTAAATAATGTGTCTCGTTCTATTGTAAAAAAAATTCTTGGTAATATTGATTCAAAAGACTATTTGAACTTGCCTCTTGAGGAGATAGCATCACAAAATTTTATTTTTTTATATCCTAAAGATAAGTCTGTAATTGATATAGATCAGATTAGAGATTCTTTTAAATACCTTTTTTTGAAATCTAATTCGAAAAGGCTTCTGTACTTAGAAAATATAGAAAGAATTGAAACTAGAACTTTCAATACTTTACTTAAATTTTCAGAAGAGGCTGACAAAAATATGATGATTTGTATGTCTACGAATAACATCAATATAGTTCCAAAAACAATTCTAAGTAGGTTTCAAAAATTAAAAATACCAAAACCAAGCAATGAAATTGTTAAACAGCATTTAATTAATCTTGGCTTAAATTTTGATGAGCAGAAAAATGATTTTGTACTACAAAATCTTACCCTTCTTACTGAAGATGAGGATAAAAATATCAATGAATTATTTTTAAAATTTGATGAATATGAGGCAAAAAAGGAAATCACCACTAAAGATAAAGAAGAAATAAGATTATTTTTAGACTATCAAATACATAAAATTAAATTCAATATGCTAAAACTTAAGTCAAATAACAAACGAAAGCTTGATGAATTAAGGGATTTAAGGAAGCAAATCTTAATGCCACATAACCTTAGTTTAGATATTTTAAAGTCAAAACTTTGTCTTTACATTTAGAAGGGGAGAGAAAACTAAAAACAAAGGGCTAGTTTTGTCTTTAGTTTTCTCAAAAAATTCTAGAATTCTGGGTATGCTTCGATACCAATCTCTTCGGCATCCAAACCTTTCTTCTGAATTTCATCTGAAGCTCGAACTGGTGCAACCATATTAAGTAAGAATAAGAATGCATAAGTCAGAACGAAACCCCATAACATTATTGCTAAAACGCCAACTGCCTGTCCGCCAAAAGTAGCATCAGAGTTGGTAAATGGAACAACCATAACACCAAATATTCCTGCAGTTCCGTGTGCTGAGATTGCACCAACAGGGTCATCAATCTTCAAGAATTGCTCTATGAAGACAAGTGATCCGTAGCAAAGTAAACCTCCTATAGCACCAATTAAGACAGCTTCATAACCAGAAGGTGTATGGGGTGATGCTGTAATAGCAACTAAGCCAGAAATAGCTCCATTCAGAGCATATATGATATTAGTTTTACCAAAGAATATTCTGGCTACTAGTAAACATGCGACTACACCTCCACAAGCTGCCAAGTTAGTATTCATAAAAACATGGGCAACGGCATTAGCATTTTCTGCAGTATCTATAGCTAATTGAGATCCGCCGTTGAACCCAAACCATCCAAGCCAAAGGATAAAAGTACCTAATGCTGCAATGGGGATATTTGCACCATATAGCTTATTTGTTTTACCATCGCTTGAATATTTACCTACCCTTGGTCCAATAAATATAGCTGCTGCTAGAGCACAGGCTGCACCCAATAGGTGAACCGTACCTGAACCAGCATAATCTGAGTATCCATATCCATCATCAGCAGTAAGAAATCCTCCACCCCAATTCCAGAAGCCTTGTACTGGGTAAATGAAAAACGCGATTACTGCTGCTAATCCAAAGAATGGCCATTGGTTCATTCTTTCTGCGACAGCACCAGAAACTATTGAAACAGCTGTTGCTACAAAAACGACTTGAAAGAAGAAGTCTGCAGCTGACGCGTAATATGGTGTGCCATCGTCCTCTAGGTTTTGAACTGAAGCATCACCTCCAAATTCACTAAAACCAAAACTAAAATCAAAATCAGGTATGATGCCTCTCCAGCTGTCACCGGCATACATTGCGTTATAACCTGCTAGCAAAAACATACAACATGCTATTGAGTACAGTCCAATATTTTTAGTTACAATTTCAGCTGTATTTCTTCTACGAACAAAACCAGCCTCGAGCATTGTAAATCCTGCTGCCATCCACATGACTAAAGCTCCAGCCATAAGTGTGTAAAACGTATTAAAAGCGTAACTTATTTCAAATAATTGATCTTCCATAATCTAGCCTCTTAATTAAAAAGATGCTCCGACTGTAAAGAACAGTCCATCTTCATCCTCTAATCCTGATGCAGCCTCTGCACTAAAAGAACTATAGCCTACTGAGGCATCATAATCGCCAAGTGAGAAACCATAACCTAGTAAGAAATTACTTCCAGTATCCTCATAGTCACCAAAAGAAACTGAAAAATCACCAAATCCATAAGATACGTCATAGTAATCTCCAAATTCATCTCCGATGTAATAAGAAAAGCCTAAATTTCCATACGAAAAGGCTAAATAAACTTCTGAAAAGTCAGCATCATCTACCTCCGGATAGCCATAATTTATATAGCCGATATCGTAACCAAAGCCACCTTCAATCTCGCCAGAATAGCCAAAGTATGTATCGAGCTCTAAACCTGCTCCACCGAACGAAACATTTGATCCCCAAGTGCCAGCATAAAAGCCGCTCTCGGAGCTATAATCAAAACCACCACTGTAGCCGGGAGAATCCATTGTTTGTGTCATCCCTCGCCAGATGTAGTTTGATGAAAGAGTAAAGTTTGAAGATATATCTCCAAACACATACGTAGTCAGAAATAAGACTAAAGTCATCATTCCTTTTTTCATAAACATCTCCTTACAAAAAATATAAGTGTGTTAAGAATCTAAAGGGTCAAACCTTCATAGTGTATTGGTGCGCGTTCCTTCAGCTTTCGCTTACTTCCGTCCCCTAGGGGATGAACGATTAAGACGCTGCTCCTTTATTACCATGGAGTATGGTTTAACTTTTAACCCATGTTATATGGGCTCCTTTTAACCCATGGAGTATGGGGATGTAAACATCTTCTTTATAAACACAATTTATAAATTAACATTATCAAATTTAATATCTTATAAAATATTTGTCAATGCAAAATAATGAAATATCTAGTAATATTAATGTAAAGGAATGTTTTCAGAAGATTCACATAAAGATAGTTGTGGAACAGGTATATTATTCAGTAAAAATAATACTTCCAGCCATTCTATATTAAAAAGATCTATATCCTCGCTTCAATGCATGAGACATAGAGGTGCATTGAGTTATGACGGAAAAACCCCTGATGGCGTGGGCATAATGATCGATTTAGACCATAATTTTTTTCAAAAAAAATTACTTGATGAACAAAACTTAATACTTCCATCCAGGTTTGGTTTAGGGATGTTTTTTGTTAATAAAAAATTTCCATTTTTAGAATATTTAAAAGTTATTCTTGATGAGCACGAACTAAATCTTATAGCTTTAAGAGAATTAAAATTTGATGAAAGCATTTTAGGTGAGATGGCCAAAAAGTCATGTCCACAGATACTTCAAATCTTTGTAGAAAATAAAAAAAGAACTGACTCTAGTGATCAATTAGATGTAAATCTTTATAAAGCAAAAAAACTTTTTG is part of the SAR86 cluster bacterium genome and encodes:
- the tmk gene encoding dTMP kinase, whose product is MFITFEGIEGSGKSTQIKMLKDALLVEGHEVIVLREPGGTILGEKVREAFLEKTIEKISVETETFLLYASRKHLDQNLLKPSLAAKKFVICDRYYDATEAYQCYGKGLPHDFFKSLNKVCNLSIPEITFYIDITSEISKERISNRERDRMEAEEIDFFNKVREGYLKIAEENRERIYKINGIDTIENIHKRILEHVGEKIGSSLG
- a CDS encoding TorF family putative porin — translated: MKKGMMTLVLFLTTYVFGDISSNFTLSSNYIWRGMTQTMDSPGYSGGFDYSSESGFYAGTWGSNVSFGGAGLELDTYFGYSGEIEGGFGYDIGYINYGYPEVDDADFSEVYLAFSYGNLGFSYYIGDEFGDYYDVSYGFGDFSVSFGDYEDTGSNFLLGYGFSLGDYDASVGYSSFSAEAASGLEDEDGLFFTVGASF
- a CDS encoding ammonium transporter, producing the protein MEDQLFEISYAFNTFYTLMAGALVMWMAAGFTMLEAGFVRRRNTAEIVTKNIGLYSIACCMFLLAGYNAMYAGDSWRGIIPDFDFSFGFSEFGGDASVQNLEDDGTPYYASAADFFFQVVFVATAVSIVSGAVAERMNQWPFFGLAAVIAFFIYPVQGFWNWGGGFLTADDGYGYSDYAGSGTVHLLGAACALAAAIFIGPRVGKYSSDGKTNKLYGANIPIAALGTFILWLGWFGFNGGSQLAIDTAENANAVAHVFMNTNLAACGGVVACLLVARIFFGKTNIIYALNGAISGLVAITASPHTPSGYEAVLIGAIGGLLCYGSLVFIEQFLKIDDPVGAISAHGTAGIFGVMVVPFTNSDATFGGQAVGVLAIMLWGFVLTYAFLFLLNMVAPVRASDEIQKKGLDAEEIGIEAYPEF
- the fabG gene encoding 3-oxoacyl-ACP reductase FabG; the encoded protein is MEVKKVLVSGGTKGIGGAIVTKLLDEGYSVIATTRDKTKANILEHKNLTVENLDLSSKDSVSEFQEKVESFKPSILINNAGVTKDNLFLRMSENDWTEVIETNLNGTYRLTKIFLKDMIKNKWGRIINIGSVSGLMGNPGQTNYASSKAALEGFTRSLAKEIGSRNITVNLVSPGFINTDMTSGLTIEKLESQIPLGRMGNPSDVASLVAFLASEGAGYITGQTLVVDGGLFMQ
- the mltG gene encoding endolytic transglycosylase MltG, yielding MGLPASIRLIEIQKIPTGDNLIVEKGQGINSIIDSLKNQNNNNFLTILKLKYLFESTNIIPGRYEIKPSMTYVELMEDIFEGNLQQFRFTIIEGTVAKDALRKLRQIIKNNNLNFQISSKTLEIFSKESLILPDTYFFTDRQQLERLMINQKIRLDNILTRLWENKPKDNPLKSINEALVLASIVEREAAVEWERAQISSVFLSRIRDGWRLDADPTLIYGYYGDFSKKITKENLKAVKGDNNPFNTYKIKGLPPRPICYPSLSSIESVIMSSPGEYFFFVAKGDGTHIFSKTLDEHNKAVNNR
- the acpP gene encoding acyl carrier protein, with product MSDVLNKVVDIVCEQLGADKGDVKSDSSFVEDLGADSLDTVELVMAFEEEFGLDIPDEEAEKITTIQSAVDWIESNS